A DNA window from Arachis duranensis cultivar V14167 chromosome 3, aradu.V14167.gnm2.J7QH, whole genome shotgun sequence contains the following coding sequences:
- the LOC107480534 gene encoding probable sphingolipid transporter spinster homolog 2: MMASHEHEAKAEPPPSSSSSSSNTAEAKTETRPSVETDMSTNSTTIPSTSWLTPKMLLAMFCVMSLINYLDRGAIASNGVNGSRGTCTNGTCSSGTGIQGDFNLSNFEDGVLSSTFMVGLLVASPIFASLAKSVNPFRLIGVGLSIWTIAAIGCGFSFNFWSIAVCRMLVGVGEASFISLAAPFIDDSAPPAQKTRWLAIFYMCIPAGYAIGYVYGGLVGNHFGWRCAFWVEAALMLPFAILGFTLKPLQMKGMAPGGSTKVLAADTVVPGVQDVEASNSKDESVSSSAEVGDKISHEPSKSKSGTPAISDQFSQFFQDMKELLLDKIFVVTVLGYIAYNFVIGAYSYWGPKAGYSIYHMTNADMIFGGITVVCGILGTLAGGFALDFMTNSLSNAFKLLSLTTLVGGAFCFGAFLFRSQYGFLTLFAIGELLVFATQGPVNYVCLHCVKPSLRPLSMAMSTVAIHIFGDVPSSPLVGVLQDRINNWRTTALILSTIFFPAAAIWFVGIFMHSVDRYNEDSEPQSQLQPQPQSQPQPSMDERKNTTPTPLPEEKTGETPLPTPSVEEKSGETPLTTPSVGEEKTGEKPLPETPLPTPSVEEKSGETPPPPKPQ; the protein is encoded by the exons ATGATGGCGTCACATGAACATGAAGCAAAGGCTGAACctccaccttcttcttcttcttcttcttctaacacTGCTGAGGCCAAAACGGAGACAAGGCCTTCCGTGGAAACAGACATGTCAACAAATTCGACCACCATTCCTTCAACTTCATGGTTGACACCAaagat GTTACTTGCTATGTTTTGTGTTATGAGTTTGATAAACTATTTGGATCGAGGAGCAATAGCAAGCAATGGTGTTAATGGAAGCAGAGGAACTTGCACCAATGGTACCTGCTCTTCTGGAACTGGAATACA AGGGGATTTCAACTTGAGCAATTTCGAGGATGGAGTTTTATCATCAACTTTTATGGTAGGACTACTCGTAGCCTCTCCAATATTTGCATCTCTAGCAAAAAG TGTGAATCCATTTAGACTTATTGGAGTTGGATTGTCAATTTGGACTATTGCTGCCATAGGATgtggtttttcttttaatttctggTCCATTGCAGTCTGTCGCAT GTTGGTTGGTGTTGGTGAAGCTTCATTTATAAGTCTTGCAGCACCTTTCATTGATGACAGTGCCCCACCTGCTCAG AAAACAAGGTGGCTTGCAATATTTTACATGTGTATACCAGCAGGATATGCAATTGGGTATGTCTATGGTGGTTTG GTTGGAAATCATTTTGGTTGGCGTTGTGCCTTTTGGGTGGAGGCTGCTTTAATGCTTCCATTTGCTATATTGGGGTTCACTTTGAAACCTTTGCAAATGAAAG GTATGGCTCCGGGTGGTTCAACAAAGGTGCTGGCCGCTGACACAGTTGTGCCAGGAGTTCAAG ATGTGGAGGCTTCAAATAGCAAAGATGAGTCGGTGTCCTCGAGTGCAGAGGTTGGAGATAAAATCTCACATGAACCTTCCAA gTCAAAATCTGGAACCCCCGCAATATCAGATCAGTTCTCACAATTTTTTCAAGATATGAAAGAACTTTTGCTTGATAAGATTTTTGTCGTCACTGTTCTAG GTTACATAGCATACAACTTTGTTATAGGTGCTTACTCATATTGGGGCCCGAAAGCTGGTTATAGCATATATCATATG ACTAATGCAGATATGATCTTTGGAGGAATCACAGTTGTATGTGGAATATTGGGCACATTAGCAGGAGGCTTTGCTCTTGATTTCATGACTAACTCCCTATCAAATGCATTTAAG CTTCTCTCGCTGACAACATTGGTTGGTGGAGCATTTTGCTTTGGTGCCTTCTTATTCAGAAGCCAGTATGGCTTCCTCACGCTTTTCGCTATTGGCGAACTTCTTGTTTTTGCAACTCAG GGTCCTGTGAATTATGTATGTCTCCATTGTGTCAAACCGAGCTTGAGGCCCTTATCTATGGCAATGTCCACTGTTGCCATACATATCTTCGGCGATGTACCTTCCTCGCCTCTCGTTGGAGTTCTCCAG GATCGTATCAACAACTGGAGAACGACCGCATTGATTCTATCAACTATATTCTTTCCAGCAGCTGCTATATGGTTTGTAG GAATATTTATGCATAGTGTGGATAGGTATAATGAAGATAGTGAACCTCAATCTCAGCTTCAGCCTCAACCTCAGTCTCAGCCTCAGCCATCAATGGATGAAAGGAAAAACACCACGCCGACGCCATTGCCTGAAGAGAAAACTGGAGAAACACCACTTCCGACACCATCAGTTGAAGAGAAGAGTGGAGAAACACCACTTACTACACCATCAGTAGGAGAAGAGAAAACTGGAGAAAAACCACTTCCTGAAACACCACTTCCTACACCATCAGTTGAAGAGAAAAGTGGAGAAACACCACCTCCTCCTAAACCCCAATGA
- the LOC107480535 gene encoding uncharacterized protein LOC107480535 produces the protein MKVDEVKIFYDCRYISPCEAAWRIFSYDIHYSNPSIERLSFHLPDQQPVVFTDNESLVEALAKANVKESMFLAWFAANEKYAEARQLTYTEFLAKFVWKPSPRAWEPKKSHQVIGRMIFVPPSSGKLYYLRMLLNIVKGLTSYVDIRTYNGVIYSSFRDACYARGLFNDDKEYIDAIKEASHWGSDLVFSDEELKSLTLIEIEQILNSNTKSLRDYTTMPFPSGDTYHLRTQNKMIFDELNYDRVELQRQHIQCLSKLTREQMRVYDKIMNAAESQHGRMFFFLYDHGGTGKTFLWKTLASTLRSKGQIVLTVASSGIASLLLPGGRTAHPRFVIPLTPNEFSTCNIKQGSPLAELIVRAKLIIWNEVPMMSKFCFETLDKTMKDLMKFKHDESPKMPFRGKTIVFGGDFRQILPVISKETRQDIINASLNSSYLWQHCEILKLTINMRLQSMAADSGIQDLQQFADWILQVGNEISEGMSDEYNLISILPEFIITYYNDPMEAIVEAIYSNYIADMDNEGHLKGRAILAPTINAVDEVNDYMTKLNNNACKTYVSSNKCLF, from the exons ATGAAAGTTGATGaagtgaaaatattttatgattgtCGATACATATCTCCTTGTGAAGCTGCCTGGAGGATATTTTCCTATGACATTCACTATAGCAATCCATCTATTGAGAGGCTGAGTTTTCATTTACCAGATCAACAACCTGTTGTATTTACAGATAATGAATCATTAGTTGAAGCTCTTGCGAAGGCCAATGTAAAAGAGTCCATGTTTCTAGCTTGGTTTGCAGCTAACGAAAAATATGCAGAAGCTAGACAACTAACATACACTGAGTTTCTAGCAAAGTTTGTTTGGAAACCTTCACCTCGAGCTTGGGAACCAAAGAAAAGTCATCAAGTCATTGGAAGGATGATTTTTGTTCCACCATCATCTGGTAAGCTATATTACTTAAGGATGTTGTTAAATATTGTAAAGGGACTAACAAGCTATGTAGATATTCGAACCTACAATGGTGTTATCTATTCATCATTTCGAGATGCATGCTATGCACGTGGGCTATTTAATGACGACAAAGAATATATTGATGCCATTAAGGAAGCAAGTCATTGGGGCTCAG ATTTGGTTTTCAGTGATGAGGAATTAAAGAGCCTAACTTTGATTGAGATTGAACAAATCTTGAACAGTAATACCAAAAGCTTACGGGATTATACGACAATGCCATTTCCATCAGGGGATACTTACCATCTTAGAACACAAAACAAGATGATCTTTGATGAGTTAAATTATGATCGTGTTGAATTACAAAGGCAACACATTCAATGCCTGTCCAAATTAACTAGAGAGCAAATGAGAGTATATGATAAGATCATGAACGCTGCCGAAAGTCAACATGGacgtatgtttttttttttgtatgacCATGGAGGTACAGGAAAGACTTTTCTTTGGAAAACTTTAGCTTCAACATTGAGATCAAAGGGACAGATAGTCTTAACTGTTGCCTCTAGCGGTATTGCTTCTCTATTGTTACCTGGAGGCCGGACTGCACATCCTAGATTTGTCATACCATTAACCCCAAATGAATTCTCTACTTGCAATATCAAGCAGGGAAGCCCATTGGCAGAGTTAATTGTAAGAGCAAAGCTAATAATCTGGAATGAAGTTCCTATGATGAGCAAATTTTGTTTCGAAACACTGGATAAGACAATGAAAGATTTGATGAAGTTCAAACATGATGAAAGCCCAAAGATGCCATTCAGAGGGAAAACAATAGTCTTTGGTGGAGATTTTAGGCAAATCTTGCCAGTGATTTCAAAGGAAACAAGACAAGACATCATCAATGCGTCTTTGAATTCATCATATCTATGGCAGCATTGTGAAATATTAAAGCTAACTATCAACATGCGACTGCAATCCATGGCTGCAGATAGTGGCATACAAGATTTGCAGCAATTTGCTGACTGGATTCTTCAGGTCGGCAATGAAATATCAGAAGGAATGAGTGACGAGTACAATTTGATTAGCATACTTCCTGAATTCATTATCACTTATTATAATGATCCAATGGAAGCAATCGTTGAAGCAATCTATTCTAATTACATTGCTGACATGGATAACGAAGGCCACTTGAAAGGTCGAGCTATTTTGGCTCCTACAATTAATGCGGTAGATGAGGTGAATGATTATATGACCAAACTGaacaacaatgcatgcaagacttATGTTAGTTCCAATAAATGTTTGTTCTAA
- the LOC107480533 gene encoding peptide methionine sulfoxide reductase B5 produces MNKIMSFNNILRTTPLSLSSSNTKPIISHLLHSPPTSLFRLLPSKTVTPAVSFHQQQRRRLRGGVVAMASHAPGSVQKSEEEWRAILSPEQFRILRQKGTEYPGTGEYDKFFGEGVYNCAGCGTPLYKSTTKFNSGCGWPAFFEGLPGAINRTPDPDGRRIEITCAACGGHLGHIFKGEGFPTPTDERHCVNSISLKFVPANS; encoded by the exons ATGAACAAGATCATGAGCTTCAACAATATTCTTAGAACCAcacctctctctctttcttcttccaacaccaaaccaaTTATCTCCCACCTCCTTCATTCTCCTCCCACCTCTCTCTTCAGACTTCTCCCATCCAAAACCGTTACTCCTGCCGTTTCATTTCACCAGCAACAGAGGCGCCGTTTGCGTGGTGGGGTTGTTGCCATGGCTTCACATGCGCCTGGGTCGGTCcagaaatccgaagaagagtgGCGCGCCATTCTCTCCCCTGAACAGTTTCGGATCCTCAGGCAAAAGGGCACCGA GTATCCTGGAACAGGAGAATATGACAAGTTCTTTGGCGAGGGAGTGTACAACTGCGCAGGTTGCGGGACTCCTCTCTACAAATCCACTACAAAATTCAATTCTGGTTGCGGCTGGCCAGCTTTCTTTGAGGGCCTTCCTGGAGCCATAAACCGCACT CCGGATCCTGATGGAAGGAGGATTGAAATAACATGCGCTGCTTGTGGAGGACATCTAGGTCACATCTTTAAAGGCGAAGGATTTCCAACACCCACCGACGAACGCCATTGTGTCAACAGCATTTCACTGAAGTTTGTGCCTGCTAATTCTTAG
- the LOC107480532 gene encoding K(+) efflux antiporter 3, chloroplastic: MLESLAYCQSFKGYDLTKQKSPGCSHGLSRICRSSVFMFYSVSKQVTPQPRCASHGIVNRSSFSEGFFNSKPLSVPLFSGSKGFYSFKYSPSLWQRLQTNVAYDVAGAVEVINDLGLDTLTFLAVTVLIVPTLKSVKTSPILGFFFAGVVLNQFGLIRNLTDVKILSEWGILFLLFEMGLELSLARLKALAKYAFGMGLAQVVLCTLAFTAFELPPNGAVGTKILEFLFHSRPDLVNIRSIDEAVVIGAALSLSSSAFVLQLLAEKGELPTRFGSATLGILLLQDLAVVPLLVILPILETQNMSEESLWPMLAQESLKALGGLGLLSLGAKYILRRVFEVVADSRSSEAFVALCLLTVAGISLGTQNLGFSDTLGAFLAGAILAETNFRTQIEADIRPFRGLLLGLFFVTTGTSIDMQLLFREWPNVLSLLAGLITIKTLIITAIGPRVGLTLQESVRIGLLLSQGGEFGFVVFSLANRLGVLPLELNKLLIIVVVLSMALTPFLNEAGRRAASFIEEKSNTENKASEKVNYNVSEPVVILGFGQMGQVLANFLGSPFASGVDSVSVGWPYVVFDLNPTVVKEAQKLGFPILYGDGSRPAVLQSAGISSPKAIMIMYTGKKRTIEAVQRLRLSFPAIPIYARAQDLKHLLDLKKAGATDAIMENAETSLQLGSKLLKGLGVMSDDVVFLSQLIRDSMELQAQEAVGLSDRDLDIMKPLQVRVSDLMEARVPTASPEHEPSEMHLKDQASLGTIQDEVVAEEQDYELRQAVNSQGNGALNGKQGTEDQISMVGSKDAMVDTSSIPSHNAMEEP; this comes from the exons ATGTTGGAATCTCTAGCTTATTGCCAAAGCTTTAAG GGATATGACCTTACTAAGCAGAAGAGTCCAGGATGTTCTCATGGTCTTTCACGCATATGTAGAAGTTCTGTGTTCATGTTTTATTCAGTCAGCAAGCAAGTCACGCCGCAACCACGCTGTGCTAGTCATGGGATAGTTAACAGGAGTTCTTTCTCAGAAGGTTTCTTTAACAGCAAGCCTCTCTCTGTACCATTGTTTTCCGGAAGTAAAGGATTCTATTCATTTAAGTATAGTCCATCGCTTTGGCAAAGACTGCAGACAAATGTAGCATATGATGTTGCTGGTGCTGTTGAAGTCATCAACGATTTAGGATTGGATACTCTTACTTTCTTGGCTGTGACTGTCTTAATTGTACCCACACTCAAATCAGTTAAAACCAGTCCT ATACTTGGTTTCTTCTTTGCTGGGGTGGTACTCAATCAGTTTGGTTTAATTAGAAACCTTACAGATGTTAAAATTTTGTCTGAATGGGGGATTCTTTTCTTG CTATTTGAGATGGGTTTAGAGCTTTCACTTGCACGTCTTAAAGCTCTTGCAAAATATGCCTTTGGGATGGGATTGGCTCAG GTTGTACTATGTACTTTAGCATTTACTGCTTTTGAACTTCCACCAAATGGAGCTGTTGGAACGAAAATTTTGGAATTCCTTTTCCACTCAAGGCCTGATCTA GTGAACATCAGAAGCATTGATGAAGCTGTAGTGATTGGTGCTGCTCTTTCTTTATCATCATCTGCTTTTGTTCTTCAG CTCCTTGCTGAGAAAGGTGAGCTTCCCACAAGATTTGGTTCGGCAACTCTGGGAATACTTCTTTTGCAG GACTTAGCTGTTGTTCCTCTTTTAGTCATTCTTCCAATACTAGAGACCCAG AATATGTCTGAGGAAAGTCTTTGGCCCATGCTTGCTCAAGAAAGTTTAAAGGCATTAGGTGGATTGGGTCTGCTTTCTCTTGGGGCAAAGTACATTCTCAGAAGAGTTTTCGAG GTTGTTGCCGATTCAAGGAGCTCAGAGGCTTTTGTTGCTCTTTGCTTGCTGACCGTTGCTGGGATTTCACTAGGCACACAGAATTTGGGCTTCAGTGATACG CTTGGAGCATTTTTGGCTGGAGCAATCTTAGCTGAGACAAATTTCAGAACCCAGATTGAAGCAGATATAAGACCATTTAGAGGCTTGCTTCTTGGGTTATTTTTCGTAACTACGGGAACTTCAATTGACATGCAG CTCCTTTTTCGAGAGTGGCCAAATGTACTTTCACTGTTGGCAGGTTTAATTACTATCAAGACACTGATCATAACGGCGATTGGTCCTCGTGTCGGACTTACTTTACAAGAAAGTGTGAGAATAGGGTTGTTGCTCTCCCAAGGAGGCGAATTTGGATTTGTAGTTTTCTCTTTAGCAAATAG GCTTGGGGTGCTTCCGCTTGAGCTTAACAAGCTGCTCATAATTGTTGTTGTATTGTCAATGGCATTAACCCCATTTCTGAATGAGGCTGGAAGAAGGGCTGCTAGTTTTATTGAAGAAAAATCTAATACTGAGAAT AAAGCTTCTGAGAAGGTTAACTACAATGTCAGTGAACCTGTTGTTATCCTTGGATTTGGACAAATGGGTCAG GTCCTTGCGAATTTCCTGGGCAGTCCATTTGCTTCAGGAGTAGACAGTGTTTCAGTAGGATGGCCTTATGTGGTTTTTGATCTTAACCCGACAGTAGTAAAG GAAGCTCAGAAACTTGGTTTTCCTATTCTTTATGGAGACGGATCACGTCCAGCTGTTCTTCAATCTGCTGGTATCTCTTCTCCTAAAGCTATCATGATTATGTACACTGGCAAGAAGAGGACAATTGAAGCTGTTCAAAGGTTGCGATTGTCTTTTCCCGCG ATTCCAATATATGCAAGAGCTCAAGATCTCAAGCATCTTTTAGATTTGAAGAAAGCTGGTGCAACAGATGCCATTATGGAAAATGCAGAG ACTAGCTTACAGCTGGGTTCCAAGCTTCTAAAAGGCCTTGGTGTGATGTCTGATGATGTAGTATTCCTAAGCCAGCTTATTAGGGATTCCATGGAGCTACAAGCTCAAGAAGCAGTTGGTTTATCCGATCGAGACCTAGATATTATGAAACCGCTACAG GTGAGAGTTTCTGACTTGATGGAGGCACGCGTACCAACAGCTTCACCGGAACATGAACCATCAGAAATGCACCTGAAAGATCAAGCTTCATTGGGTACAATTCAAGATGAAGTGGTTGCTGAAGAACAAGATTATGAGCTAAGACAAGCTGTGAATTCACAAGGAAATGGTGCTCTAAATGGGAAACAAGGCACTGAAGATCAAATCTCAATGGTTGGTTCAAAAGATGCAATGGTGGACACATCATCAATCCCTTCCCACAATGCCATGGAGGAACCCTAA